One segment of Calliopsis andreniformis isolate RMS-2024a chromosome 1, iyCalAndr_principal, whole genome shotgun sequence DNA contains the following:
- the LOC143180031 gene encoding uncharacterized protein LOC143180031, translating into MKLQSLTHNQLSSPRFHNMFKHSWFKSGYLENRPDRYENPVDYCFGKQDIEIYRDAVKEEQELTLKNNLDDGNKLTVSWDGTWKKRGFTSLFGVSTLIGWFSGKVLDIEEKSSFYKSCEYWASRTESTEYKEWKSEHQETCCINHEGSAGKMEVEVMKEIFARTMERYGIMYTNYIGDDDSKTYKGLVDSKPYEDAEIKKKECIGDIQKRMSKRLRQCVKKNKGIRGRKKLTGKLIDKLTIYYGLSMRKNCNSVEEMKKAIWATFNHYSSTDEHPNHQFCPDGIDSWCTWYKAKAEEKLHTYTHTYMLASEVLTVKD; encoded by the exons ATGAAGTTACAATCTCTTACTCACAATCAGCTGTCTTCGCCTAGATTTCATAATATGTTTAAACATTCATGGTTTAAAAGTGGATACCTCGAAAATCGCCCAGATCGTTACGAGAATCCAGTTGATTATTGTTTCGGGAAACAAGATATCGAAATTTATAG GGACGCCGTAAAGGAAGAACAAGAATTGACACTAAAAAATAATCTTGACGATGGCAATAAGCTCACTGTTTCTTGGGACGGAACTTGGAAAAAACGAGGATTTACGTCATTATTTGGTGTGTCAACCCTTATCGGATGGTTCAGCGGAAAAGTTCTCGATATTGAGGAGAAATCAAGTTTTTATAAATCTTGTGAGTATTGGGCATCAAGAACAGAATCCACTGAGTATAAAGAATGGAAAAGCGAGCATCAAGAAACTTGCTGTATAAATCATGAAGGATCTGCAGGGAAAATGGAGGTGGAAGTAATGAAAGAAATATTTGCAAGAACTATGGAACGTTACGGCATTATGTACACAAATTACATTGGCGATGACGACTCCAAAACTTATAAAGGACTGGTCGATTCTAAGCCGTATGAAGAtgctgaaataaaaaaaaaagagtgtATTGGAGACATTCAGAAACGGATGAGTAAAAGGCTTAGGCAGTgtgttaaaaaaaataaaggCATCAGAGGACGGAAAAAGTTGACGGGAAAATTAATTGATAAATTGACTATTTATTATGGTTTATCTATGAGAAAAAATTGTAATTCAGTAGAGGAGATGAAGAAAGCTATTTGGGCTACATTCAATCATTATAGCTCAACAGACGAACATCCAAATCACCAATTTTGTCCCGATGGAATCGACTCTTGGTGCACTTGGTACAAAGCAAAAGCAGAGGAAAAGCTTCATACGTACACACACACTTATATGCTTGCTTCCGAAGTCTTAACTGTCAAAGATTAA